A genomic window from Cloacibacillus evryensis DSM 19522 includes:
- a CDS encoding ABC transporter ATP-binding protein translates to MKDKAALLSVNNLMVNYGAIQALKGVNLDVYRGEIVAVIGANGAGKSTLMNAIMGAVPRAGGEVFLDGKLLPKESFNIVSAGISLSPEGRKVFAPLTVIENLNMGAFPIKNREEIASEMESIFKLFPRLNERRAQYAGTLSGGEQQMLAIGRALMAKPRVLLLDEPSLGLAPIIISEIFKELTEINRQFGTTILIVEQNARKALLLSHRAYVLQTGQIIMEGNSSDLLHNKEIEEAYLGGSR, encoded by the coding sequence ATGAAGGACAAAGCTGCGCTGCTTTCCGTGAATAACCTGATGGTCAATTACGGTGCTATCCAGGCTTTGAAGGGTGTGAACCTGGATGTCTACCGCGGTGAGATAGTCGCCGTGATCGGTGCCAACGGAGCGGGAAAATCAACGCTGATGAACGCCATAATGGGAGCTGTCCCGCGGGCCGGCGGGGAAGTGTTTTTAGATGGGAAACTGCTCCCTAAAGAAAGCTTCAACATTGTCTCTGCCGGTATATCTCTGTCTCCCGAGGGACGAAAGGTTTTTGCGCCGCTGACGGTTATTGAAAATCTTAATATGGGAGCCTTTCCTATAAAAAACAGAGAAGAGATCGCATCTGAAATGGAAAGTATTTTTAAGCTTTTTCCAAGACTGAACGAGCGAAGGGCGCAGTATGCCGGCACCCTGTCAGGAGGGGAGCAACAGATGTTGGCGATAGGCAGGGCTTTGATGGCAAAACCGCGCGTCCTTCTGCTGGATGAGCCCTCTTTGGGCCTGGCTCCTATCATTATCAGCGAAATATTCAAGGAGCTGACCGAGATTAACAGGCAGTTCGGCACGACCATACTGATCGTTGAGCAGAATGCCAGAAAAGCGTTGCTGTTGTCGCACCGGGCCTATGTTCTCCAGACGGGGCAAATCATCATGGAGGGAAATTCCTCTGACCTTTTGCACAATAAAGAGATCGAAGAGGCTTACCTTGGCGGGAGTCGCTAG
- a CDS encoding ABC transporter ATP-binding protein: MNNEILRLENVNKSFGGVHAVKDISMTIAQGELTAIIGPNGAGKTTIFNLISGVYKVSSGKIFFNGKSLLRFRPDQIVRMGISRTFQNLRLFNDASVLENVMTAMQQQQEYSFLEAVSHLGRWNGKEKATKERSMALLERVGLVDRYLQEAGTLPYGLQRRLEMARAIALEPELLLLDEPAAGMNAEEIEQLNELILKVHSDFNLTILLIEHHMELVMKICPHIICVNFGAKIAEGTPNEIQNNRDVLVAYLGEDD; this comes from the coding sequence ATGAATAATGAAATACTGAGATTGGAAAACGTCAACAAATCATTTGGTGGGGTACACGCCGTAAAAGACATAAGTATGACAATCGCACAAGGAGAACTTACCGCCATCATTGGCCCCAACGGAGCCGGCAAGACGACGATATTCAATCTTATCTCCGGTGTATATAAAGTATCTTCAGGCAAAATCTTTTTCAATGGCAAATCTTTGCTCAGGTTTAGGCCGGATCAGATTGTTAGAATGGGGATATCGCGCACATTCCAAAACCTCAGGCTTTTCAATGACGCGTCTGTTTTGGAAAACGTGATGACGGCGATGCAGCAGCAGCAAGAATATTCTTTCCTGGAGGCGGTGAGCCACCTGGGACGCTGGAACGGCAAGGAAAAGGCTACCAAAGAACGGAGCATGGCATTGCTGGAAAGGGTAGGTCTGGTGGATCGTTACCTGCAGGAGGCGGGGACTTTGCCATATGGCCTTCAAAGGCGTCTCGAAATGGCACGCGCGATCGCTCTTGAGCCGGAACTGCTCCTATTGGACGAGCCTGCCGCAGGTATGAACGCGGAAGAGATCGAACAGCTCAACGAGCTGATACTTAAAGTGCATTCTGATTTCAACCTGACGATCCTGTTGATAGAGCATCATATGGAGCTTGTTATGAAAATTTGCCCGCATATCATCTGCGTTAATTTTGGTGCGAAGATAGCGGAGGGCACTCCTAATGAGATACAAAACAACAGGGACGTCCTCGTTGCTTATCTGGGAGAGGACGATTAG
- a CDS encoding branched-chain amino acid ABC transporter permease, with protein MSGYMEGIIALLCINCIAGMGVSLLTGFTGIFSLGHAGYMAIGAYTAAVMTVEYSVHWFPSVVCGGILSMIVGWLIGIPTLKLEGDYYSIASLGLGETIRLLIENGGSVTNGARGYPGIDAFTTVPVALSFLVFMAAAMFFLIDGNYGRAFKACRDDSQASSLLGFHTAHYRVFSLAISAFYCGIAGALMAGYMSFVQPVMFDSAKSTELVALVVFGGLGSMSGSLVGATILTLVTELFRPMSKYRMLVYGMVLVLIMVLRPSGIMGKHELTPKHIKEFIAGKRKLAAAGR; from the coding sequence ATGTCGGGATACATGGAGGGAATCATCGCTCTTCTTTGCATCAATTGCATTGCCGGCATGGGGGTTTCTCTGCTTACTGGTTTTACCGGTATTTTCTCTTTAGGGCACGCGGGATATATGGCTATAGGGGCCTATACTGCGGCGGTCATGACTGTTGAATACTCTGTTCACTGGTTTCCAAGCGTTGTTTGCGGCGGTATTTTATCAATGATCGTTGGGTGGCTTATAGGTATCCCGACATTGAAACTAGAAGGAGACTACTATTCCATCGCTTCGTTAGGTTTGGGAGAGACAATCCGGCTTCTGATCGAAAATGGCGGTTCCGTCACGAACGGAGCGCGGGGCTACCCAGGAATAGACGCTTTTACAACGGTGCCGGTAGCACTATCATTTTTGGTTTTCATGGCGGCCGCGATGTTTTTTCTAATCGACGGCAACTATGGCAGGGCTTTCAAGGCCTGCAGAGACGACAGTCAAGCCTCATCGCTGCTTGGATTTCACACTGCGCATTACAGAGTTTTTAGCTTGGCAATATCGGCGTTCTATTGTGGAATAGCCGGAGCTTTGATGGCAGGCTATATGTCTTTCGTTCAGCCAGTAATGTTTGACTCCGCGAAATCTACGGAACTGGTAGCTCTGGTTGTTTTCGGCGGACTAGGATCAATGAGCGGAAGTCTTGTAGGCGCGACCATCCTTACGTTAGTCACGGAACTTTTCCGGCCGATGTCAAAATACCGTATGTTGGTATATGGGATGGTGTTGGTATTGATAATGGTTCTGAGACCTTCGGGAATCATGGGTAAACATGAACTCACCCCCAAACATATAAAGGAGTTTATTGCCGGTAAAAGAAAACTTGCGGCGGCGGGAAGGTGA